Proteins co-encoded in one Deinococcus planocerae genomic window:
- a CDS encoding cupin domain-containing protein, translating into MNEQAEITPHAVSVQAAPLYWQVGILWAVLATGAQTGGAYALMWELCPRGSGPPPHFHDQDEQFYVLDGEITYRANGQELRATAGSS; encoded by the coding sequence ATGAACGAGCAGGCCGAGATCACCCCCCACGCCGTCAGTGTCCAGGCAGCGCCCCTGTACTGGCAGGTCGGCATCCTGTGGGCGGTGCTCGCCACCGGGGCACAGACGGGGGGCGCCTACGCCCTGATGTGGGAACTGTGCCCGAGAGGGTCCGGACCGCCGCCCCACTTCCACGATCAGGACGAGCAATTCTACGTCCTGGACGGCGAGATCACCTACCGGGCGAACGGCCAGGAACTCAGGGCCACGGCGGGTTCGTCCTGA
- a CDS encoding TetR/AcrR family transcriptional regulator: MTAPPRPAGRPLDAGVQAALLRATQDLLIEEGYERLTCDAVARRCGSSKATIYRRWPNKLALVMAAASDLFPVPEVPNTGDLREDLLACGRAYLKEDGRSQRVLASLHTAARHDPELRAAAREALGSPVDRLFHEVLGRAASIGLISKDVDVGIVAEVFPGIAFHYAAALGLPVDERLILRVVDHVLLPSLGRT, from the coding sequence ATGACCGCCCCCCCTCGCCCTGCTGGTCGCCCGCTCGACGCGGGGGTGCAGGCCGCCCTGCTGCGGGCCACGCAGGACCTCCTGATCGAGGAGGGCTACGAGCGGTTAACCTGCGATGCCGTCGCCCGGCGGTGCGGGTCGAGCAAGGCGACGATCTACCGGCGGTGGCCGAACAAGCTGGCGCTCGTCATGGCGGCGGCCTCGGACCTCTTCCCGGTGCCCGAGGTGCCGAACACCGGGGACTTGCGGGAGGACCTGCTGGCGTGCGGGCGGGCGTACCTCAAGGAGGATGGCCGCAGCCAGCGGGTGCTCGCCAGCCTGCACACGGCGGCCAGGCACGACCCAGAGCTGCGCGCCGCCGCGCGGGAGGCGCTGGGGTCCCCCGTGGACCGGCTGTTCCACGAGGTGCTGGGCCGCGCCGCCTCCATCGGGCTGATCTCGAAGGACGTGGACGTGGGTATCGTCGCCGAGGTGTTTCCGGGGATCGCCTTCCATTACGCGGCGGCCCTCGGTCTGCCCGTGGACGAGAGGCTGATCTTGCGCGTGGTCGACCATGTGTTGCTGCCGTCCCTGGGCCGCACCTGA